Proteins encoded in a region of the Pocillopora verrucosa isolate sample1 chromosome 11, ASM3666991v2, whole genome shotgun sequence genome:
- the LOC131789943 gene encoding allatostatin-A receptor-like — MEFTAEVGFTILYFITMVVALLGNTLLIYIVWRKPETRSLTSFLFINMAVADLMVVVFQMPINFVNLHVSEIPSEVGYFSCRFLYYLVNITMTASIFSLVVMAFDRYFAVAHPFRQSIWFRKAKLSIPFIWISSVALMAITPFAFKLENGRCYFAEDKMLPLAFWTYLLLISYILPLAVISVLYFAITRRVWFHEIPGQQESIRDQPQGQIPKKRVIRTLIIIVVVFALCWLPLQVFQMDFAVRNMLTDWHPISIYFSYWLSQANSGINPWLYIGLNGKMKAAFSKMIRCRQGESGRRYKASTSTLPRESAGSTRL; from the coding sequence ATGGAATTCACCGCTGAAGTAGGGTTCACCATACTTTATTTCATAACAATGGTCGTGGCGTTGCTTGGCAACACGTTGCTGATATACATTGTGTGGAGAAAGCCTGAGACAAGAAGTCTGACAAGTTTCTTGTTCATTAACATGGCAGTGGCTGATCTAatggttgttgtttttcagaTGCCAATTAACTTCGTTAATCTGCATGTATCAGAAATTCCCTCCGAGGTCGGTTACTTTTCGTGCAGATTCCTTTACTACCTCGTCAACATTACGATGACGGCGTCCATCTTTAGTCTTGTTGTCATGGCATTTGATCGATACTTTGCCGTTGCACATCCTTTTAGGCAAAGCATTTGGTTCAGGAAAGCCAAACTAAGTATTCCGTTCATATGGATCTCATCAGTAGCTTTGATGGCGATCACTCCTTTTGCCTTTAAGCTGGAGAATGGACGGTGCTATTTTGCAGAGGACAAGATGCTTCCACTGGCCTTCTGGACGTATCTCCTTCTTATCAGTTACATACTTCCTCTCGCTGTCATCTCTGTTCTGTACTTCGCAATTACCCGCAGAGTATGGTTTCACGAAATTCCTGGGCAACAAGAAAGCATTCGAGACCAGCCACAGGGTCAAATCCCAAAGAAGAGAGTCATCCGAACGCTCATCATCATAGTGGTGGTGTTTGCTCTTTGCTGGCTTCCCCTTCAAGTATTCCAAATGGACTTCGCGGTGCGAAACATGCTCACGGACTGGCATCCCATTTCTATCTACTTCTCTTATTGGCTCAGTCAGGCTAACAGTGGAATAAATCCCTGGTTATATATCGGCCTGAATGGAAAAATGAAGGCAGCCTTCAGCAAAATGATTCGATGCCGCCAAGGAGAGAGTGGTCGGAGATACAAGGCATCCACTTCAACTTTACCTCGTGAGTCAGCAGGAAGCACACGTTTGTAG
- the LOC131789893 gene encoding cilia- and flagella-associated protein 100, with translation MSRSPSQGSNKPPRSGGQSASRQSDKVALQSAKSSSGKHSALSVVESVVNPNHNPFTIPHDNDVFMLRDKERQKKKQERIQQRRLKVHEKTTYTSRVNAKTAAMRKIGDDNEDDFVEEEKKKDKDGVIAVKDDPQFTLAITRDRHVEKENLADFISKKREMFLVQYSLGVKRDEMRKLEEIAQAEEKKLELAEQYLEEDAAMFDEFLKENDKNSVEAIKIAEAETKLKLEKVAEIKKINAQMMAIKSEISKNEDTLKEYMLYKQFLDSLTPQEWKDDKRKAKEEKKKAKQRDKSSVSKKRISIISSDRNSSRGSRKESRASSKLAGSPLVKMQRSDAEDSPASVYETDEEESDTEPDLFFGDPQQLLDIFAELEEQNLSLIQNSQETEEALEELRQTIKQTQERMNRETEILKGQIDFLNDAINREEERAKELEMKSKMFSYGEFKAEDQEKMLQTLNKKVEEVYRNCIGDNEANISTLQMLTNIENRLEELFEQIEVMPPDRVEMAEKAKEKDRRLRLREEKMELQRLHQEDRVRRALERAQAEPKKKTGKPLMFRSEPPQTRRKQQDADKKQDKEEEELKYFFT, from the exons tggTTGAGTCTGTTGTAAATCCAAATCATAATCCATTCACCATTCCACACGATAATGATGTATTTATGCTACGAGACAAAGagagacagaaaaagaaacag GAAAGAATCCAGCAGCGACGTTTAAAGGTGCATGAAAAGACAACATATACATCACGCGTCAATGCCAAAACAGCTGCAATGAGGAAAATAGGTGACGACAATGAAGATGACTTTGTtgaagaggagaaaaagaaagacaaggATGGAGTGATTGCAGTCAAAGATGACCCTCAATTTACCTTGGCAATTACAAGAG ATCGCCATGTGGAGAAAGAAAATCTGGCAGATTTCATTTCTAAGAAAAGGGAGATGTTTCTAGTCCAG TATTCTTTAGGTGTGAAGCGTGATGAAATGAGGAAACTGGAAGAAATTGCCCAG GCAGAAGAAAAGAAGCTTGAACTTGCCGAGCAGTACCTTGAAGAAGATGCTGCAATGTTTGAtgagtttttaaaagaaaatgacaaaaactcAGTTGAAGCTATCAAAAT AGCTGAGGCTGAAACAAAGCTTAAACTTGAAAAAGTGGCTGAGATTAAGAAAATCAATGCTCAAATGATGGCAATAAAGAG TGAAATATCTAAAAATGAGGACACTCTCAAAGAGTATATGTTGTACAAACAGTTCCTGGATTCCCTTACTCCACAG GAGTGGAAAGATGATAAGAGAAAAGCCAAAGAggagaaaaag AAGGCAAAACAGAGGGACAAAAGCTCAGTATCAAAAAAGAGAA ttTCCATAATCAGCTCTGACAGAAACTCCAGTCGTGGTAGCCGTAAAGAAAGTAGGGCCAGCTCt AAATTAGCGGGAAGTCCTTTAGTGAAGAT GCAAAGGAGTGATGCAGAAGACAGTCCAGCCTCTGTTTACGAAACTGACGAAGAGGAGAGCGATACT GAGCCAGACTTGTTTTTTGGCGATCCTCAGCAGCTTCTCGACATCTTTGCCGAActagaagaacaaaatttatctCTGATTCAGAACAGTCAAGAAACCGAAGAAGCCCTGGAGGAACTTCGGCAGACAATTAAACAGACGCAGGAACGAAT GAACCGCGAAACAGAAATTCTCAAGGGCCAGATAGACTTTTTGAATGATGCTATAAACAGAGAGGAAGAGAGAGCAAAGGAACTGGAAATGAAATCAAA AATGTTCTCATATGGAGAATTTAAAGCAGAAGACCAG gaaaaaatgcTTCAAACGTTGAACAAGAAAGTCGAAGAGGTTTATCGGAATTGTATAGGAGATAACGAGGCCAACATAAG CACCCTTCAGATGCTGACCAATATTGAAAATCGCCTGGAAGAGCTTTTTGAACAAATCGAAGTTATGCCACCGGACCGAGTGGAAATGGCAGAAAAG GCAAAAGAGAAAGATCGACGCTTACGTCTTCGTGAAGAGAAAATGGAACTACAAAGACTGCATCAAGAGGACCGTGTGAGGAGAGCCCTAGAACGAGCTCAAGCTGAGCCGAAGAAAAAG ACTGGTAAACCACTGATGTTCCGCTCAGAACCACCGCAGACGCGAAGAAAGCAGCAGGATGCCGACAAGAAACAAGACAAAGAGGAAGAggaactgaaatatttttttacataa
- the LOC131789905 gene encoding small nuclear ribonucleoprotein F yields the protein MATMPLNPKPFLNGLTGKPVIVKLKWGMEYKGYLVSVDGYMNVQLANTEEFIDGALTGNLGEVLIRCNNVLYVRGVDEEEEDGEMRE from the exons ATGGCG ACTATGCCCTTAAACCCCAAGCCCTTCCTTAATGGGCTCACTGGCAAGCCAGTTATCGTGAAACTAAAATGGGGGATGGAATACAAGGGTTACCTTGTGTCTGTGGATGGATACATGAATGTTCAG ctTGCTAATACAGAAGAGTTTATAGATGGTGCATTGACAGGCAATTTAGGGGAAGTTCTAATTAG GTGTAACAATGTTCTTTATGTTCGTGGCGTagatgaagaggaagaggaTGGAGAGATGAGAGAGTAG
- the LOC131789894 gene encoding allatostatin-A receptor-like: MELTTELGFTIAFSIFMILALFGNLLLIYIVWKKPETRGLTSFLFVNMAVADLLVAVFQIPISMAHFYATEMTGVAGDLFCKFFNYILQVSMTASILSLVVMAFDRYFAVIHPLRRKIWFRRSKVILPVIWVPSCTLMAVNLVSYEAHYGKCLYTEKHISSVILFTYLLVINYVLPLAIISALYIKIARKIWFHEIPGQNEISRNLADDQIPKRKVLRTLIIIVVVFAVCWLPAQVLQMDYVVTATIRWHPAVIYFSSWLSQANSAINPWLYILLNGKMNGAFRRMIRGQSVKSKASSRTSQSTTAVSLLKNSFLDNSVV; this comes from the coding sequence ATGGAATTAACAACAGAACTGGGTTTTACCATAGCGTTTTCTATATTCATGATCTTGGCATTGTTTGGAAACCTGTTGCTGATATACATTGTCTGGAAGAAACCTGAAACGAGAGGTCTGACAAGTTTCTTGTTCGTCAATATGGCCGTGGCCGATCTACTAGTTGCAGTATTTCAGATTCCTATCTCCATGGCTCATTTTTACGCAACTGAAATGACTGGTGTAGCCGGTGACCTGTTCTGTAAGTTTTTTAACTACATTTTGCAAGTGTCGATGACAGCCTCCATTCTCAGTTTGGTCGTGATGGCATTTGATCGATACTTCGCTGTCATACACCCTTTGAGGCGAAAGATCTGGTTCCGAAGATCCAAGGTAATTCTACCTGTCATTTGGGTCCCATCCTGCACTTTAATGGCGGTAAATTTAGTCTCTTACGAGGCTCATTATGGGAAGTGCCTTTATACAGAGAAGCATATTTCAAGCGTTATCCTATTTACCTACTTACTGGTCATCAACTATGTCTTGCCTCTCGCCATCATTTCTGCCCTTTACATCAAAATCGCGAGGAAAATATGGTTCCACGAAATTCCTGGTCAAAACGAAATCTCTCGAAACCTGGCAGATGATCAGATTCCTAAAAGAAAAGTCCTCCGAACGCTCATCATCATTGTGGTTGTTTTTGCAGTCTGTTGGTTGCCCGCCCAAGTGCTCCAAATGGACTACGTGGTGACAGCAACAATAAGATGGCATCCTGCAGTCATCTATTTTTCCTCTTGGCTCAGTCAGGCTAACAGTGCTATTAATCCCTGGCTCTACATCCTGCTCAATGGTAAAATGAATGGAGCTTTTCGCAGAATGATCCGAGGCCAAAGTGTGAAAAGCAAGGCATCCAGCAGAACCAGCCAATCGACCACGGCCGTGAGCTTACTCAAAAATTCCTTTCTTGACAATTCCGTAGTTTAA